CGCAACAACGCCATGCGCGTGCTGAACGAAGACCTGGGCCTGTCCTGGAACGCCCTGGCCAACGCCCGTGAGCAGCTGCCGATCGCCCAGCAGTACGTGGATTACAGCACCCGTGTCCGCGAGTCCTACCAGAAGCAGTTCAGCATTGGCGAACGGACCCTGCTGGACCTGCTGGACAGCGAAAACGAGCTCTTCACTGCATCTCGTCGCCTCGTCGACCTGCGCTACAGCGAGTTGTTTACTCAGTACCGCATCAAGGCGACCATTGGCGAGTTGCTGAAGAGCCAGGGAGTGGTGGCGCCGATGGCGACCGTGGTTCAGTCCGACCTGAAGCCCCAGGCAACCCTTCCCGGCCTCAACTGATAGTCCCGCTCCGACCTGCATCGCCCGATGGAGACCCTGTGTCTCCCTCGGGCGTGTGAGTTTCGGGCCGGGCCGTTCCGCCTTCCGAAGAACCCCGAGCAGAGTGTCCAGGCGTGGATCCAGAAGTCAGTCGCGTTCAAATCAACTCCGATCCCCGCGGGCAGCATGACGACCCGCTGCTGGACTCGCTCCTGTCCCTCTGCGTCCTGCACCGCAAGCCGGCCAACCGGGCCATGCTCACCAGCGGCCTGCCGCTGCCGAAGCAACGTCTGACCGTCGAGTTGCTGCCCCGCGCCGCCGCCCGCGCCGGCCTGCAAGGACGTCTGCTGCACCGGCGCCTGGAGCAGATCCCGAAGATCGCCTTGCCGGCTCTGCTGCTCCTCAAGAAGGGGCGTTGCGCCGTGTTGCTGGGCTGGAGCGCGCAGGGCGATGCCCGCCTGCTGCTGAGCGAGAGCGATGGTGGCGAAGTGTCGGTGACCCGCGAGCTGCTGCAGGAGGATTACAGCGGCCAGGTGTTCTTCGCCCAGCCCCAGCACAAGTACGACCTGGACCAGGGCAGCCTGATCCCGCGCACCCGGTCCTGGTTCCGCGACACCCTCAAGCGTTCCCGCTGGCTCTACATCGACGCCGTGGCGGCCAGCCTGCTGATCAACCTCATCGGCCTCGGTGCGCCGCTGTTCGTGATGAACGTCTATGACCGCGTGGTGCCCAACCAGGCCGCCGCCACCCTCTGGGTGCTGGCCATCGGCATCTCCGGCGCCTACCTCTTCGACCTGCTGCTCAAGACCATGCGCGGGCTCTGCCTCGATCTCGCGGGCAAGAAGACCGACCTGATCATCTCCGCCACGCTCTTCGAGCGCATCGTCGGCATGGCCATGAAGTACCGCCCGCTGCGGGTCGGCAGCTTCGCCCAGAACATCCATGAGTTCCAGACGCTCAGGGACTTCCTCGCGTCCCTGACCCTGACCAGCGTCATCGACCTGCCGTTCACCCTGCTGATCCTCCTGGTCATCGGCCTGCTGGGCGGGCCCCTGGTTTGGATTCCGCTGCTGGCCTTCCCCCTCGCCATGGGGATCAGCTGGTTGCTGCAGAAACCCCTGGTGGCGACCATGGACCGCACCATGGCCCTGGCCGCCGAGCGTCAGTCCAGCCTGATCGAGACCCTCGCCGGCCTGGACGCGGTGAAGGTGAACAACGCCGAGAGCGATCGCCAGTATCTCTGGGAGCAGACCATCGGCACCCTCGGCCGCCTCGAACTGCGGGTGAAGATGCTCTCCAGCCTGGCGATGAACCTGACGCTGATGATCCAGCAGTTGGCGGGCGTCGCGATGATAGTCGCCGGCGTCTACCTGATCATGGCCGGCGACCTCAGCATGGGCGGCCTGATCGCCTGCTACATGCTCAACGGCCGTGCCCTGGGGCCGCTGAGCCAGCTCTCCGGGCTGCTCACCCGCTACCAGCAGGCGCGCCTGACCATGACCAACGTGGACCAGATGATGGACCTGCCCCAGGAGCGCCAGGAGGGCGAGCAGCCGCTGGTGCGTTCCAAGCTGCAGGGCAGCCTGGAGCTGCGCCAGGTGAACTTCACCTACCCGCACCAGCAGACCCCGGCCCTGAGCGAGGTGAACCTGATCGTCCGCCCGGGGGAGAAGATCGGCATCATCGGTCGCAGCGGTTCCGGCAAGAGCTCCCTGGCCAAGCTGATCGTCGGCCTCTACCAGGCCGATTCCGGCAGCCTGCTGGTGGACGGCACCGACATCCGCCAGCTGGATGTCAGCGAGCTGCGCCACAACGTCGGCTACGTCCCCCAGGATATCCAGCTGTTCAGCGGCACCCTGCGGGACAACCTGATGTCCGGCGCCCGTTACGTGGAGGACGAACTGGTGCTGCAGGCCGCCGAGCTCTCGGGAGTCCACGAGTTCGCCCGACTCCATCCGCAAGGTTATGAGCTGCAGGTCGGCGAGCGTGGCCAGAACCTCTCCGGCGGCCAGCGGCAGAACGTCGCCCTGGCGCGCGCACTGCTGCTCGATCCCCCCATCCTGCTGCTGGACGAGCCCACCAGTTCCATGGACAACCCCGGCGAGGAACGGCTGAAGGAGCGCCTCGCCGCGGTGATCGCCAACAAGACCCTGCTGCTGGTCACCCACCGGGCCTCCATGCTTTCCCTGGTGGACCGACTGCTGATCGTCGACCGTGGCCGCATCATCGCGGACGGCCCGAAGGAAGCGGTCATGGAAGCGCTGAAGAAGGGGCAGATCAGTGTCGCATAAGGCCATCGGCATGTTTCGCCAGTACTTCAAGGGCGGCGAGTCGCTGTCCGACCAGCCCCTTCCCGAGGTCAGCAAGGCCCTGGTGGAAGACGCGCCGCGCGTGGTGCGCCTGACCATCTGGACGCTGCTGGGTTTCACCCTGTTCCTCGGCTTCTGGGCCCATTTCGCCGAGATCGACGAGGTGACCCGTGGCGAGGGCAAGGCGATCCCGTCCTCCAAGCTGCAGAAGGTGTCCAACCTGGAAGGCGGCATCGTTTCAGAGCTGTTCGTCCGTGAGGGGCAGGTGGTGGAAGTGGGGGCGCCGCTGTTGCGCCTGGACCCCACCCGCTTCGAGTCCAACGTCGGCGAAACCGAGGCGGACCGCAATGCCATGCAGCTCCGGGTGGAGCGTCTCAGCGCCGAGGTGAACGACCAGCCGCTGATCATCTCCGAGGAGCTGCGCAGTCTCGCGCCCGAACAGGCGGCCAGCGAGGAAGCCCTGTACGCGAGTCGTCGGCAACAACTGAACGACGAAGTGGGCGGCCTGGAACAGCAACTGGTCCAGCGTCGCCAGGAGCTGCAGGAGTTCATCTCCAAGCAGGCCCAGTTCCGCAACAGCCTGCAGTTGCTGCGGCAGGAAATCGCCATCTCCGAGCCCCTGGTGGCCGAAGGGGCGATTTCCCGGGTGGAAGTCCTGCGCCTGCGCCGCGCCGAGGTGGAGACCCGTGGCCAGCTGGATGCGACCTCCCTCGCCATCCCCCGCGCCGAGTCGGCCATCAAGGAAGCCGAGAACAAGATCGCCGAGACCCGCTCGCGTTTTCGCAGCGAGGCCCTGGGCCAGCTGAACGAGGCGCGTACCGAGCTGAAGAAGGCCAATGCCACGGGCAAGGCGCTGGAGGACCGGGTCAAGCGCACCCTGGTCACCTCGCCGGTGCGGGGCATCGTCAAGCAGCTGCTGGTGAACACCATCGGCGGCGTGATCCAGCCCGGCAGCGACCTGGTGGAGATCGTGCCCCTGGACGACACCCTGCTGGTGGAGGCCCGCATCCGGCCCCAGGACATCGCCTTCCTGCACCCGGGCCAGCGGGCCATGGTCAAGTTCACCGCCTACGACTTCACCATCTACGGCGGCCTGGAGGCCGAGCTGGAGCAGATCGGCGCGGACACCGTGACCGACGAGGACGGCAACAGCTTCTACCTGATCAAGCTGCGCACCCGCAAAAGTCATCTCGGATCCGACGACAAGCCGTTGCTGATCATCCCCGGCATGGTGGCCTCGGTGGACATCATGACCGGCAAGAAAAGCATCCTCAGCTACCTGCTGAAACCCATCATCCGGGCCCGCGCCGAGGCGCTGCGGGAGCGTTGAGATCAGCGCCGGGAACGGCGTCCTTGGGCGCGTTGCACCCCACGGGATGCCGATGCGCGGGCGCTATCCGGTAGCCCCGATGGAATCCGCGAGCGGGGTTCCGGCGGGGCCCGGACTTCATCCTCGCGACGGGTCTTGCGTACCAGGGGCCCGGTTCCCGGGGCGCGGGGTCATTCCACGAACAGCTTCTGCACCACCGAGAAGTCCTTCCTGCCCTGGCCCTGTTTCAGCAACAGCCGATAGAGCTGCAGCGCCAGGGCGCCCATGGGCGTGCTGGAGAGGCTGTTCTGCGCGGTTTCCTGGGCCAGGCCCAGGTCCTTGGCCATCAGCTCGGCCATGAACCCCCCTTCGTACTCGCGGCTCGCCGGGGCGTTGGGCATCACGCCGGGCCAGGGGTTGTAGCGTTCCAGCACCCAGTTGCCGCCGGAGCTCTGGCGCATGATCTCCGCCAGCACCGCCGGATCCAGCCCGTTGGCCACGCCCAGGGCCATGGATTCTGCGGTGGCGATCATCTGCACCGCCAGCACCTGGTTGTTGCACACCTTGGCCACCTGGCCGGCGCCATCGGGGCCGGCGTGGAAGATGTTCTTGCCCATGGCCTCGAAGATCGGCCGCGCCCGCTCCAGGGCCGCCGCTTCGCCACCCACCATGAAGGTGAGGGTGCCTGCGGCGGCGCCGGCGGTGCCGCCGGACACCGGCGCATCCAGCAGGTCGATGCCCCGGGCGCGCGCTTCGGCGTGGACCTTGCGTGCCGACTCGGGCGCGATGGTGGAGCACTCCAGCACCAGGCTGCCGGGGGCGATGGCCTGCAGCAGGCCATCCTCGCCCAGCAGCAGGCCTTCCACATGCCGGCTGGCCGGCAGCATGGTGATGACCACCGCCGTACCGGCCACGGCCTCGCGGGCGTCCGTCGCCGAGGTGGCGCCCTCGGCGGCGAGTTCGTCGACGGCGCTGCGTACCAGGTCATGCACTCGCAGCCGGTAACCGGCCTTGAGCAGGTTGCGGGCCATGGGCAGGCCCATGTGGCCGAGTCCGATAAAGGCGATGTCGCTCATGCTGCGTCTCCTTGGCCCGGCCGTCCGGTCTCGGGCCTCTGGTCAGAGATCGTCCAGGGGGTGCGGGCCGTCCCACACCGGCTCGAAGTGGGCTTCGATCACCGCCCGGGGGATGGCCGACACGTCCGGCCAGTGCCAGCGCGGGGCGTTGTCCTTGTCGATGAGGCGCGCCCGCACACCCTCCGGGAACTCCGGATGGCGGCAGCAGTTCAGGCTCATGGCGTATTCCATGCGGAACACCTCCGCCAGGGACAGGTGCCGGGCTCGGCGGATCTGCTCCCAGACCAGGTGGGCGGTGAGGGGGCAGCCGTTGGCCAGGGTCTTGGCGGCGCGGGCCAGGGGTACGTCGGCATCGTGCTGCAGGGCGGTCATGGCCTTCCAGGCCGCCGGCAGGTCGGCCACGTCCAGCAGTGCGTCGATGCGCGGTCGGCGCGGCAGCCACTGGGCCTCCGGCAACTGGCTGCGGGCTTCCTGTTCCAGGGCCTTGAGCAGGCTGTTGAGCTGCTGGCCGGCCTGCGACTGCCAGTTCAGCTGGA
This genomic window from Pseudomonas furukawaii contains:
- a CDS encoding type I secretion system permease/ATPase, with translation MDPEVSRVQINSDPRGQHDDPLLDSLLSLCVLHRKPANRAMLTSGLPLPKQRLTVELLPRAAARAGLQGRLLHRRLEQIPKIALPALLLLKKGRCAVLLGWSAQGDARLLLSESDGGEVSVTRELLQEDYSGQVFFAQPQHKYDLDQGSLIPRTRSWFRDTLKRSRWLYIDAVAASLLINLIGLGAPLFVMNVYDRVVPNQAAATLWVLAIGISGAYLFDLLLKTMRGLCLDLAGKKTDLIISATLFERIVGMAMKYRPLRVGSFAQNIHEFQTLRDFLASLTLTSVIDLPFTLLILLVIGLLGGPLVWIPLLAFPLAMGISWLLQKPLVATMDRTMALAAERQSSLIETLAGLDAVKVNNAESDRQYLWEQTIGTLGRLELRVKMLSSLAMNLTLMIQQLAGVAMIVAGVYLIMAGDLSMGGLIACYMLNGRALGPLSQLSGLLTRYQQARLTMTNVDQMMDLPQERQEGEQPLVRSKLQGSLELRQVNFTYPHQQTPALSEVNLIVRPGEKIGIIGRSGSGKSSLAKLIVGLYQADSGSLLVDGTDIRQLDVSELRHNVGYVPQDIQLFSGTLRDNLMSGARYVEDELVLQAAELSGVHEFARLHPQGYELQVGERGQNLSGGQRQNVALARALLLDPPILLLDEPTSSMDNPGEERLKERLAAVIANKTLLLVTHRASMLSLVDRLLIVDRGRIIADGPKEAVMEALKKGQISVA
- a CDS encoding HlyD family type I secretion periplasmic adaptor subunit, which codes for MFRQYFKGGESLSDQPLPEVSKALVEDAPRVVRLTIWTLLGFTLFLGFWAHFAEIDEVTRGEGKAIPSSKLQKVSNLEGGIVSELFVREGQVVEVGAPLLRLDPTRFESNVGETEADRNAMQLRVERLSAEVNDQPLIISEELRSLAPEQAASEEALYASRRQQLNDEVGGLEQQLVQRRQELQEFISKQAQFRNSLQLLRQEIAISEPLVAEGAISRVEVLRLRRAEVETRGQLDATSLAIPRAESAIKEAENKIAETRSRFRSEALGQLNEARTELKKANATGKALEDRVKRTLVTSPVRGIVKQLLVNTIGGVIQPGSDLVEIVPLDDTLLVEARIRPQDIAFLHPGQRAMVKFTAYDFTIYGGLEAELEQIGADTVTDEDGNSFYLIKLRTRKSHLGSDDKPLLIIPGMVASVDIMTGKKSILSYLLKPIIRARAEALRER
- the mmsB gene encoding 3-hydroxyisobutyrate dehydrogenase, whose amino-acid sequence is MSDIAFIGLGHMGLPMARNLLKAGYRLRVHDLVRSAVDELAAEGATSATDAREAVAGTAVVITMLPASRHVEGLLLGEDGLLQAIAPGSLVLECSTIAPESARKVHAEARARGIDLLDAPVSGGTAGAAAGTLTFMVGGEAAALERARPIFEAMGKNIFHAGPDGAGQVAKVCNNQVLAVQMIATAESMALGVANGLDPAVLAEIMRQSSGGNWVLERYNPWPGVMPNAPASREYEGGFMAELMAKDLGLAQETAQNSLSSTPMGALALQLYRLLLKQGQGRKDFSVVQKLFVE